The following is a genomic window from Vitis vinifera cultivar Pinot Noir 40024 chromosome 6, ASM3070453v1.
aataatttaaaaatatataattttttatgaattttaattatatttgattttcttttatatttttcatagtgaaaccaaacatgaaaaaattatttttcttaacatgtttttcttcattctttttaggaaccaaaatagtttaaattgaatttctatatttttaaactttattaaatatataattattataacatTAGAAGTTAATTATACTAAGAACCCATATAGGAGTGATTTGTTAAGTTTTATGCTAAACTAACCTATGTGAACATCCAAGAGAGGGCATGAAttgagtgtttgtttttttttttgttaatagaaacCACAAAATAACAATTGcttgtaaattaaaaaaaaaagaaaggaaagagaaaatgtaAATTCAAGATTTTATAATGATACAGTCTAAACTCTAAAATTTGGATtaccttttaaaatattttaaccaatATTTTGAGAAGTCCTCAAGTAAAAAATGTTTCATTTAACCCAATAAGATTTTTAAGGAAACCTAAAATAATTGCATGAAAAGTTTAAACTTCAAATAGTCTCGTAAGTTAGGTAGGCTTTCCCATCCTTATTAAAACCAGAGTCATTTAAAGACCAATGAATATCCTAatgcttttaaaagaaatacaattttaattttatgtatcCATCAGCTTACATAGAATATGTTAATGATAAAGAtgataaacaattttttgtatttttctctttttatatcTTCTTCTTGACAGCTTCAAGGAGATCTTTTGGAGATTTTCTTTATCCACCTTTTGTCTTGTTATCATCAAAAGGGGAATCAAACCTGgtttaatataattttgaaagaGGCTTAAAATACTTTCTAAGTGATTggcaaatatttgaaaattattttaaaaaatacgaAGAATTACTTAATAAATGATTTCtccaaaaagatttttttttgttatatagcACATTATTAAAAAccctatcaaaataatttattttacattacaTCCTAACACTAAGTTTTTTTTAGATacacttcttatttttaatttataaaaacaaaaaatgataataacttctatataaaatgcTAGTAACTTCTGTCTAAatgcaataattttttaatacttatcttaaaaagaaaatggtttttaaaattatttttaagaaaaattaaagtattaattttttttgctccattaaaattttaaaatataaaataattatataatttttacataaaaagttattatattttatataaaagttcatattatattatatttttaaaaatataaataagaaatgTATCCAAATAACCAATaaacgatttttttttcaagtatttttaGTGAAAGCATTACAAATGAAAACACTAAATAATGTTTTCAATTCGGGCTCTAGTCATCTGAGCCTATGAGAATTGGCATGTTCATTGAGGCCACTTACCAAAGCTCCAGACGTAAAAGGAAAGCACGTAGAATCACCAATTGAAATGATTAATTATAATCTGATATTCATTCTTTAAATACTTGTaaacaagaataaaatgaaTAGGAGActattttatagctttttgcataaattaaaaaagatggATGGGTGCattgatatttttaatcctaaaataggaaaaatgaatgaaataataaggCCAATTAAATCATGTTctcttaaacttgttttttaaaattactttaaattaaataaaaaatagatttttggcatttttcttaTGACAAGAgtgtttggaaaattatttctaaaaaatatctttcaatttttaaagaatatattcttttggataagctgtttttaaaaattatttttattttaattttttttaagttgtaaatttaatttatattaaattcaattcaaaaattaataaaaatataaaatatttttaatgttgtaaaattataaagtgaaaggggaagaaaacaagagaaatCAGAATATAGGAAGAGAATAGAATGCACAGGAAAACTCTATGTATTAAATTTCATTAGGGGTCtctttatggatgatcatccacaagttaccatagtggtacaaaatctcatattttataacattccCCCTTGGAAGATCATAaaaatatgcctcattaaaaccttctAGGAAAAACCATATGGGAAAAACCctaatgaaggaaaaagagtacaatattcttttggattacAATAACTGCCTCATTTAATACCTTGGGGTTTGAATGACTGTGCTACTTTGGTGAGTGTACTAATCATTAGAAGTACATGTGCGTAGCTCTTATATAAACAAAAACATGTAAAACATCTAGGGTGTGGTTTATTAGTGATGAGGAGACTGTACGATTTGAATGTTGAGGAGGTGTGCAGTTTGATTCGTTTGCTAGTCTAAGAAAAAAAGGTGAAGATTTTCTTGGCTTTAGTATACTAAGTGGTGTGCAATCTTGAGGCGCCTGAGAAGGATGCACAATTTGGTTCAACACACCAAAAAGATGTAGTAGAGAGTTCATAAGCACTTAGTCCCTAAGAAGCACTTAAAAGGTATGCTAGGTGGCTTTATGCTCGGTTAAAAGTGAGTAATGAGTGTTTTGCACACTTAAAAGGTATATAATCTATGTTCGTCTTTTTTTTTAGGCATGCTTGTCTTTTAAATGCTTCTAAGGCTGACTTGTTGCACCAAAAATACCTTAAAGCTTGCAAAATACTCACAAAATGCGTTAAATATACATTTCTAAGATACTAACAACAAAAGCAAACACTACGTTAGTTTTGAGTGTCTCAAACACACTAAAATAAGCTCTTTAGGGTCATCGAAGTGttgaatttgagtttttatcaaagatgatgaCTTTTATTACAAATGTAGGAATTACAATGATCATTAGACTTTAACTCTAACATAGGAAGAGACTTAGTTGacactaattttttaataatctaGTGCATCGAATGACTAAAACATTGATGCCATTGGTGGAAAGAAACACAGGTGGAAATGGGAGCTTAAGAAATCATTGTTTCAATCGAAACGTGTTTGGCCACTCATAAATATTCCTTTTACTTGAGCCTTGGATAAGTAACAATTTTATTGTCAAATCTTTCATTATAAAACAAGTTGGGAAAAATTCAATGGATGTGTTATTATGTTTACAAAGCCAACAAACATacactaaaatttatttaatatttaagggCTAAGAATATTATTCAATTTGAAGGTAGATTTTGGAGTAATAAGAGAAGTGGTGCCAGTGAGGGATGGGTGTAACAAATCCATTGCCCATAAGTATTCCATCATTACCTTTATATGGTGAGTGAATAGAGAGATTTTCAAGGTCTaggatgatgcaatgagatgcacCCGAGTCCATCACTTAAATGGTGTTGTTTTGTCGTCTATCATTTACCTAGTTTGTCTATGTTTTGAAGTGAGCTTGATTTTTTACTTTTGCAAACCTTTACACTTTGACCAACTTTCTCACAtatttggaaaatgattttgGATTGATTTGAGTTGTTATTAGATGCTCTTCATTGTTGTTGACCTTTGTTTATTAAGTTGGAATTGTTTCCCAAATAGTGGTTCTTGAAGTTATTTCAATTAGATTATTGTGATTACTAGTTGTTGTTATTGAAGTTTTAGTTTTATCTCTTGTGATTGTTATTGTTCTCCTTCTACTTGTTTATATTGgttttgttattgttattgaagTATTGTGGAGAAATTTGGATATGACATATCATACAATAAGACATCTAAAGCGAAGCTTAAAGCACTTGCTAACTTATTTGGTGAATTTTATAAGTTATACGTAGAGCTGCcatgttttttcatttccttaGAGCAGGAAAATCCAAGATGTGTTGTAATTTCAAAGACATTTCCTAGTAATATGCGAAACACAAAGATATATTAGTGAGTTTTTTAGGCATTTCATCCATCTATTGAAGGTTTCAAACATTGTCGCCCTGTACTTAGTATTAATGGTATACATTTGTATGGGGAATATAAAAGCACTTTAATGATTGCTATGGGTTGcgatgaaaataattagttattcCCACTTGCTTTTACTCTAATAGAGGATGTGAATATTGATAGTTGGGTATGGTTTTTAGCATGTATTAGAATTGGAGTAACTCAAAAGAGAGGACTTTGTGTTGTATTAGATCGACATCCAAACATTATGACTGCAATGAGCAATGTTCATCTTGGTTGGTCTAAGCTATATGCATATCATAGGGTTTGTATGTGTCATCTTGCTAGCAATTTTATGACCTGATTTAAggataaaatactaaaaaatctAGTATGTAGATCAACCTTAGCAActaagattgaaaaattcaataaacataTGAACACAATTAGGAGGATTAATATAGTAGAAGCACAACAATGGTTGGAGACAATCCTTTTTGAGAAATGTGCGTTTTCTCACAATAGAGGTCGAAGATATGACATCATGATTATAAATATGTCGGAGGTGTTCAATAGCGTGCTTAAAGGGGCTCATAGCTTACTCGTAATTGCCTTGGTTCAATTGACATTTTTTCAGGTAAATatttactttgttatgagaAGGGAAGAAGGTGCTAATCAACTAGTTTTGAGTAAGGAATACACTTTATATGTCGATGCTAAGATTAAGGCAAATGTGGTTAAGGTGGGATCTCATGAGATTGTTTTATATGATCATATCTAATGATGATTCCATGTGAAGAGGGGTACTTAAGAGTAGCTCAAGTGGTGGTTGAACATATCATGTTAACTTACATAAGTATGCATGCACATGTGGTAAAACACTCATATATGGATTCCCATGTAGTCGTATTTTAGCAACATGTCATTTTTGTTCGGTTGATTTTATATCACTTGTTTAACACTATTATAGTACATAATCATACTATAATACTTGGGCACCCTTTTTCACTATAATGGTTTGATTATCATGCTTTCTAAGTTGATGAAACATGTGTCAAGTGGATGACCTAAATCAAGTTGTTTGCATAATGAAATGGACGTTAGAGATGAAAAGACTTCTATTATATGTGGGTTATGCAAACAAAGTGGTCATAATCGTTGGTCTTGTCAAAATAGGAATAGAATTGATTAGACCATGTGATATATGCATGTAGTTTCATTAATATTATGGTGTAAACTACCAGGATACTATCTTTATGCAATTATTGGGTTTGGTTGTTAATGGtttgattataaatattgatGTTATTTACATAATCAACTTATTTGTATTTGGGATAATGTCCATACTAAAGGGGAAACTTtgtcaaaatttttgaaaatttttattagaaatattaacaATATGGTCCATAAATGAATTTAGACTAGTATGAGTTGTTTATTGGTCATAAATGATTTGATATacttaaatttatcaaattgatatatcatGGTTTTGTTGATTATTTGATTATGAATATTGATGTAATTTACATAATCGAGTTATTCATATTTGGGATAATTTCTATAATATAGGGGAaactttgttaaaattttaaacttttctattataaatattgtttatttaaaaacatgaagtattatttatttattttcacaattttGTCATAGATATTGAGTACAAAGGACATAGTTTTGATCCAGATCCATTATATAAGCTTATTTTGGTTCTACAAGATAGATACAAGTCTCATTTTGTTGACTCTAGTTAGGTATGTATATGATAACACGTAATaacaactaccccattttgttgaggagttctaggagccgaaaaattgtggttaataccatgctcattgcaataatcttcaaaatcaatattttcaaactctctcccatgatcacttcttattcAAGTAactgtaaaacctttttcattttgaaccttgttgcaaaactttaaaaactcataaaaggtttcattcttttgacttaaaaataagacccaagtgtatctagagaagtcatccacaataacaaatgcataatattttcctccaaggcttggtgtcctagagggaccaaataaatccatatgcaacaattcaagaggcctagttgttgaaatgaaatttttgtttttaaaagagtttttgatttgctttcccgtttgacaagcttcacaaactttgtctttttgaaaatttattttgggaaggcctctaacaagttcatctttgttgagttgggaaatgaggttcatgttagcatgtcccaacctcctatgtcacaaccaactttgatcatgcatgcttgaaaagcattTATCATGGTCATCatcttttgaaatatttattgcataaacattatcacatctatggcccatgaagatggttttatcattttgaatatctttgatgatgcaatgagatgcttggaagacttgtgatcataggaaactaatgtaagacgAATGCATGAGtgtacttaggattttcatacatttcatgcaacttagaaaactcggtttattctttaaaacttcaatttcattaaaacccgagtttttaacaaatgtaccttaggcaaaatgttttataattgacttaataattcacctaaagaccttgcctaagtgttagaaaagaaaggaattgaaaaagataggtttttggggccaaaaggctcaaccggtcgaggctatggccaaccggctcaaccggttgaggaaccagtcgaccggttgaggaaccggtcgaccggttgcccTCGTCCGGTTGAGGACCGGTCAAGGGATGCATAAAAAGTTTTTCTCTCTCCTAGTAGACTTCTTTTCCTGGTCGAGGTGATTCTCTTCccagtcgaggtccggtcgaggcaacggtaacctgtcatgcattaaatgctccaacgactAGTGAATTGATCGACCCCTAGCTTGACCGGTCGAGGttaccttttaatttttttgactctcgagcttagaaacctataaattgagagctccacttcatttattgataagagaacacttgcaatcaattgtctacctacctgttcttgaccaAAAAGCTCTCACTTCTTTCTTAGtacattaaatcatcacttgcatatcttttagtgaACTCTtatgtgtcatcctagctttgtcttgtatttgagttatccttaagctaggttgagggattctttcttgtaaaatctgagtgttaaagcctttaagaggtttgaattttgaagagattgtgtaagagctcattggagccggaatccaagtgtaagaagattagaagcttggttgaagcttcaagttagtggaaccctcactcggttaggagattaaggagagtggacgtaggcaaggaattgccgaaccactataaaacccgagtttgaattctttaactctatctctttattttgtttatattgtgcttgaacttattgtgattgaaaagattttaaaagacccaattcaccctctcttttgggtgttttttcttaattaagcataacctttattttctcagtaTTCATGAGCCTCTCATCATTGGCATATGTGACATAGATTGGTCACGACTATGTCATGAATTTTAGGTGTGACCCCCCTACATTTGAGATGAGAGGGTCAACAATATTGACATGGTGATTATATCATCAATTCTCTCATCCGTCAATAGATTTAGATGATGCCACATTAGAGCTATATGCACGAGCTTTCATATTGGCACTACTAGGTTTAGCGCTAGTTACAAACAAGAAGAGTATGAACGTTCATATGTGTTATTTCTCATTGCTTAGAGACTTTACTCGAATATCTTTGTATAGTTGGGGTAGTGCAGTTCTAGCACACCTATATAGAGAGTTGTGTCTAGCGAGTTTAGAAGGTGCCATCAATATTGCTAGATGTGTCACATTATTATAggtataattaattattcatattagattaaaatttttagttgcTTGAAGTTTATAATTTACGTAACATTattaatgttatattttttctaGTTATGGTCTTAGGAGACTCTTCACGTGGGTCGACCACCAACCTCTCTAGCAGCTCAACATTTAGATCATTATGCAGCTAATGATTTACTAGTTGAGGGTCTTATTAAGGTACATAAGGGATTATTGGATGAGGCATTATCAAACAAGATTTTGCCAACTGATCTGTTAGGATGTAGGTGGAGAGTACTTTTATCATGGGCTCATAACCTATCACGTGTGTTGACATTTTATCGAGATCAATTGAATACACAAACCCATGACCAGGTACATATAGGATGTAATGTATTATTGTTAACCATATAAGCATTAACGTTATTTATGTCAAATGTTGATATTTACAGGTTTTATGAGAGCCTTACATGGGAGACTTAGTTGCCCATTTTCTAGTGATATCTCTAGTAGACCTAACGATTTGGTGAATGAAGTCACCTTTTATATGCTTTGACATTGTCGAGTGGCATCAATCGGAGTGAGTGTTGCAATAGTTTGGCCTTCAACAAAGGATGTCTCTATCTTATTCAATAAAACAGGACCTACATTCCATGGATAGGCGAGGATGACATAAGTATGATTGAGGGGTATTACATGCATAATATATTACCTTATGCAGAGCATAAGGTGAGGACGACATTCCATCTTATCGTGCAATGCCTATTGCAATGACACCACCTATGACATGTATTATGGAGTTCCATGATACATACATGGAGTGGTACCGACGTATTGCATGACATTTGATCACATCCCATTTCCATAAGGATTAGATGAGGTACCATAGCACATCAACAACTACTCAGTTGCtagtaagattttttttttttacttagaaatggttttttaaattataattaaaggaaaatcatcttcaaatatttgacttttttttttcttagatcaCTGGTATGGTTAAGATTGCTAGTCGATTTGGTGGGGCTACTTCAGGTGAATTAAGCGACATTCATCGAATTGCTACTAATATTTTGCATGTTATTGGAGAGGAACATCACATATGTTCAGTCCATGAGTCGTCAACATCTCAGGTCCATCCATGAGACCACTTATGTTGACCACTACAGTTAGGATGCAACCTATTCGAGGCCGAGGGAGAGGTGGTAGGTGAAATGATGGGTGATCTGGTTGACAACCTCAATGATCTATGCATTCATTTGAGACCATGTTACCACAATTCACTTCATCTACCCTAATTGTACCTAAGGTTTCCACACTTCTCCTTTTACCCCAACCATCATCTTCACCTAAACCTTTTCTCTTAGAGCACTATCATATTAGATACTACCTCACCATTTACCACCCTACCATTACCTCTATTTCCTCTCATAGAGGCCATTATTTCTAATGTCACTACACTAGAGACAACCCCACCATCTACTAATCTACCATCACCTTTACCTTATATTCTAGAGACCACTACACCACATGTTACCTTACCATCATCATCTATATCTAATCTATTAAAGGCCACTATATCAGATGTTATTACATCAAAGACCACTACATTAGATGTCATTCTACCATCTCCTATATCACTTCTCCTAGAAGGCACCATATCAAATATCACTGTACTTGCGATCGCCTCATCATCTACCACCCTACCAACACCTAGACCTTTTTCCATAGAGACTACCATGCATCATACCCTCACACATGTTGCATAGCTAGATGTATGCCCACCTAGGCAACGTCGTGATCCATGTAAATGTCGAGCCTTACCTCCATCAACTCCATTTCAACCTACACGTATGGAGACATTCCAAATTGTACAGATAGATTTGACAAATATGTATATGTATTGTAGATGTCCATAGAGAAAAAGGAAGACCACATTATGTGGCATTCATTAACGATtgtcttttcatattttgtgtttattttcatttgcattacgtcatttatttatttatttatttaattatgaacaaattattatatatttaaatgaaaatatgataaattttaaacttaaattgaacttatatataTGTGATATTATATATCACTTATATtatagtttataaaaaataattaatttatattattatttttctaaataggctttcataatttatttatttataaataaatataatttatatttaaatataaataactaattataatttatattaagtatagtgttaaatgttttaataaaattaaacaaaaatatttttatatcaaattaaaaataccatttatttaatttcatatattatttttaaaaaataattatataagtttattaaccactaacatatttttaaaataatatggtatttttatttaaaaaattaaagttaaatatatataaatttcaagtCAAAACCATAGATGATAACTACGACTTTAAAATCATATTCAAAACTGTAGTCACTTATCATAGTTTCAACTTTATGTTTAAAACTGTAgctgataattaaaaaatgatcaagGTCATAATCATCAACTACTGTTTTAAGCTTAAAGTTAAGAGCGTGATTGGTGATCATAGGTTTGAcccattttaaaagaaaaattcaaaactgTTGTCCTCGATTGCACATGACCTGCATGGAGTAGATTGGGTattattttggatttcaatttactttaatttattaacaTCCTATTTTTGGTCAAAACTCTAATTAATTTTGGAGTGAATGCTTATGCAGCTTTCAGTTCCAGACACCCTTCAAGGCTTGAATACAACACCGCTGACACCGCTACtagttgattttcatttcatttcatttcatttctcttttcaCTCCTATTTCAACATTTTTAACCAATAAAACAGCTACTCTGCACAAACATTTCTCCACTCACCCCTCACCCCTCACCCCTCACCCCACAATGCCTCCTCccctctcttctcctgttcctTCTCCTTCTCTCCCCTGCTTTCTCTcccttctttctctcttcttctcccTCGTTTCCTCCTCTCCAAACTCCCCCATCACTCTCCCTCTCTCTGCTTCCAAGCCATCCCCACCTCCTGATCCCTATCGGAACCTCCGACACTTGGTCTCTGCCTCCTTAATCAGGGCTCGCCACCTCAAGAACCCCAAAACCACACCCACCTCCACAACCCCACTCTTCACTCACAGCTATGGTGCATACTCCATTCCTCTCTCCTTCGGTACTCCACCTCAGACCCTTCCACTTATCATGGACACTGGAAGTGATCTCGTCTGGTTCCCTTGTACCCATCGCTATGTCTGCAGGAACTGTTCTTTCTCTACCTCAAATCCTTcttccaatatttttatccCCAAGTCCTCCTCTTCTTCCAAGGTTTTGGGTTGCGTGAACCCCAAATGTGGGTGGATTCATGGTTCCAAAGTACAGTCCAGGTGCAGAGACTGTGAGCCCACTTCTCCAAATTGCACTCAGATCTGTCCGCCCTATCTGGTTTTCTACGGTTCTGGGATCACAGGTGGGATCATGCTCTCTGAGACATTGGATTTGCCTGGGAAAGGCGTTCCCAATTTCATCGTCGGATGCTCTGTCCTCTCCACCAGTCAACCCGCCGGAATCTCTGGCTTCGGCCGTGGTCCGCCGTCGCTGCCTAGTCAACTCGGCTTGAAGAAGTTCTCCTACTGTCTTCTCTCTCGCCGTTACGACGATACAACTGAGAGCAGCTCGCTCGTGTTGGACGGCGAATCGGATTCTGGAGAGAAAACCGCCGGACTCAGCTACACGCCGTTCGTCCAGAACCCGAAAGTCGCTGGTAAACACGCGTTCTCGGTTTACTACTACTTGGGTCT
Proteins encoded in this region:
- the LOC100248461 gene encoding probable aspartyl protease At4g16563; translation: MPPPLSSPVPSPSLPCFLSLLSLFFSLVSSSPNSPITLPLSASKPSPPPDPYRNLRHLVSASLIRARHLKNPKTTPTSTTPLFTHSYGAYSIPLSFGTPPQTLPLIMDTGSDLVWFPCTHRYVCRNCSFSTSNPSSNIFIPKSSSSSKVLGCVNPKCGWIHGSKVQSRCRDCEPTSPNCTQICPPYLVFYGSGITGGIMLSETLDLPGKGVPNFIVGCSVLSTSQPAGISGFGRGPPSLPSQLGLKKFSYCLLSRRYDDTTESSSLVLDGESDSGEKTAGLSYTPFVQNPKVAGKHAFSVYYYLGLRHITVGGKHVKIPYKYLIPGADGDGGTIIDSGTTFTYMKGEIFELVAAEFEKQVQSKRATEVEGITGLRPCFNISGLNTPSFPELTLKFRGGAEMELPLANYVAFLGGDDVVCLTIVTDGAAGKEFSGGPAIILGNFQQQNFYVEYDLRNERLGFRQQSCK